Genomic window (Streptomyces sp. TG1A-60):
TTGACATACGCCACGACCTTCTCGTGCTCGTCACCCAGCAGCCTGACGATCCCCGGGTCCTCCTCCACCGTGTTGGAGTTCAGGACCTGAGCACCCACCTTCTCGACCTTCCAACAACCCCTGCTCCACACCAACTCGAAGTCGAACAGCGTCAGCCGCTGCCCCCACTTCAACGGTTCCGAGAGCAGGACCCGCTGACCGGTCTTCTTGTTCGTGACGAAGTACTCCGCGATCTCCGTGTGCGCGTGCCCCACGAGAATCGCGTCGATCCCCGGCACCTGCTCGGCCACCAGCCCCGCCGCGTTCTCGACATACGGCAGCTGGTCACCGTACGACGACGTACCCGACGACCCACTGTGCGCCGACACGATGACGACATCCGCCCCCATCGACCGCAGCCTCGGCACCCACTTCGCCGCCTGCTCCTCCAGCCCCGGGAACGTCATCTTCCCCTGCACGTTCGCCTTGTCCCAGATCGCGATACCCGGATTCGTCAGCCCCAGCACCGCCACCTTCACATCACGCCCGTGCGGCGTACGCAGCCGGTGCATGCTGTACGGCGGAAACGCCGGCCGAAGCGTCTTCGCGTCCAGCGCGTTCGCCCCCAACAGCGGGAAACGACACTGCTCCTGGAACTTCCGCAGCACCGGAATGCCGTAGTTGAACTCGTGGTTGCCCAGCGCCGCCGCGTCATAGTCGATCGCGTTCATCGCCTGCGCCATCGGATGCACCGGACCACCCTTGGCGGTGATCGGGTCGACCTTCGCGTAGTAGTACGACAACTGCGTGCCCTGGATCGTGTCACCGGCGTCGATCAGCAGCGTGTTACGACGCCCCTTCTCCTCCCGGATCCGGTTCACCAGCGTGGAGATCTTCGCCAGACCGACGTCGTTGTGCGCCTTGTCGTCGAACTCCCGGTCCGTGAAGTAGTCCCAGTTGAAGACATTGCCATGCAGGTCCGTCGTCCCCATGACCGTGAACGCGTACCGCTTCGGGGCCTTCTTCCCCCACCCCTCACTGTGGCCGCCCGCGCACTCGGAGCCATCGCCGAACCGGCGACGGCAACACCCGCACCGGTCACAGCGGACTTCTTCAAGAACTTCCGGCGATTCAAGGGCATATCGGGACACTCCTCGGGCGAACGAACGATCTCAACGCGCGTAGACAGCGTCGGCACCAACGCCAGTGCCCACACCAAGACACGCGCGCGCTGACGTGACAACGCGCGTAGATTCTGACCCGCCCCCTCCCCACCGCAACAGACCCCCCAGGTTGCGATCTGGTGACCAGCCACCCCCTCCACCACCCCACAGGTGACAGAGTGGGACGTTATGACCACCAACCCCGAGGAACCCCAGCCCACCGCCCCGCCCTACGGCACCCCCGACGCACCCCGCATCGCCGTCCGCGGCGAAGCACACCTCGAAGTCGACCCCGAAATAGCCCGCATCACCGCCACCGTCCTCGCCCGCGGCAAAGACCGACGCGCCGCCCTCGACGACCTCACCCGCCGCAACACCACCGTCCTCGACCTCATCAAAACCTACGGCGAAGCAGTCGAACGACTGGAGACAGGCGCCTTCTCCATCACCCCCGAACTGAAGGAGAAAGGCAGAGGCGAACGCATCCACGCCTACCACGGCCGAGTCCACATCACCGCGGACCTCACCGACTTCACCGCCCTCGGCGAACTCACCACACGCCTCGCCGACCTCGACCTCACCCGCGTCGACGGCCCCTGGTGGTCCCTCCGCCCCGGCTCACCCGCCCACAAACAAGCCCGACAAAAAGCCGTCAAGGAAGCCGTACAACGCGCGAGGGAATACGCCGAAGCCCTCGACACCACCCTCGCCGCGCTCGTGGAACTCGCCGACATCGGCGCCGAGAACACCCAACCCCACCCCGCCGCCGGCAGCCGCATGCGCTCCCTGTCCGCCGCAACCGAGGACACCACCCCACCCCTCGACCTCGAACCCCAACGCCAACGCCTCTACGCCCAGGTCAACGCCCGCTTCACCATGCTGCCACCACACCTGTGACCCGCCCGGCCGTGGGAGGGGTCGGTGTTTGGGGCCTACGTAGGCGTCCATGAGGGCGACGGAGGCCTTCTTGGCGACGGAGATGTCGTACGGGTCGCCGTTGCGGGGTGCAGTGCGTCCACTCGACACCGAGCTTGTCCAGGGTGGCGGTGTAGAGCTGTCGGATGTCGTCGGAGACGTTGGTGCAGAAGTAGCGCGGGTACTCGTAGCGCTTGCGTACACCGCCGACGAGGCGGGTGGTCCAGTTGGTGAGGCGACATCCGTCGGAGTGGATGAGGCCCCGGACGAACTCCCACGGGTGGGCATCGACGATGTCCTGCTGCCAGGGTTCGAGCACGATCCGGCGCTCGTGCTTCTTGCCGGGGCCGTGCTGGGGGAAGAGGCATCGCATGTGCGTGGAGTACAGCTTCACCTCTCGGCAGCCTTTCCGCCGAACCCTGCACACGGAGTTCCCCGGGAGTGCCGTCCGCATGGCTCTTTCGCACAGGTCCATCAGCCCGGGATGTGCCTCGGTGCACGAGATGGACAAGCTGGGCGATCGCATGGCGCGGTTCTGGACGATGTGGCCGTCGCCCAGTTGGAGCCCGAGCAGGTAGCTGTACGCCGACTCGTCAAGCGCTCGTCCGTCGCACCGCGGGCAAAGAGTCCTGTGCCGCCCGGGGTGCTCACCACGCTTCGCCCGGTCGAGATGCTTCCAGTAACCGATCGTTCCTAGCGGCACGTTGAGCTTGCGTGCCACGCTCGCGTTCGTTGCGCCGCCGCGTAGCAGTGTAAGGGCCCTCTGTCGAACTTCAGTGCCATGGAAGTTCATGCAGTCACTTTGCGTTATCTACCTTGACGGCATGCAGCAATAAGCGGATGTTCACGGGAACGTGGACATCCGCTTGAGGGTGGTGACCTTGGACTTGAAGGAAAAGTGCCCTGGGTGGGACTCGAACCCACACTGTATGGTGTTTGAGACCATTGTCTGCTGCCAATTGGACTACCAGGGCCTAGGAATCGAAGGCTCACTCCGACTCCGTGCTCACTACTTTACCGCAGCTAGGTACTCTCTTGTCAGCAGTACCCCTGCCTGGAACAAGGAGCCCACGTGACCGCCCCCGAGTCGCCCCAGCCCCTCGACGCACCCCGCGACGACAAGTCGCACGTGCCTCCGCTGACGACCCGTGTCGTCATCGCCGAGGACGAGGCGTTGATCCGCCTCGACCTGAAGGAGATGCTCGAAGAGGAGGGCTACTCCGTCGTGGGCGAGGCCGGTGACGGTGAGCAGGCCATCGAGCTGGCCCGGGAGCACCGGCCGGATCTGGTGATCCTGGATGTGAAGATGCCGAAGATGGACGGTATCTCGGCGGCGGAGAAGATCGCCGAGGAGGGTATCGCCCCGGTGTTGATGTTGACGGCCTTCTCGCAGCGGGATCTGGTCGAGCGGGCTCGGGATGCGGGTGCGATGGCGTATCTGGTGAAGCCGTTCAGTAAGAGTGATGTGGTTCCGGCGATCGAGATGGCGGTGTCTCGTTTCACGGAGTTGAAGGAGTTGGAGAAGGAGGTCGCCGACCTCACTCTGCGTCTGGAGACTCGGAAGCTGGTGGACCGGGCGAAGTCGATTCTGCAGACGGAGTACGGGTTGACGGAGCCGGCGGCGTTCCGGTGGATTCAGAAGACGTCGATGGACCGTCGGATGTCGATGCAGCAGGTGGCTGAGGCGGTCATTCAGGATGCCGACGAGAAGAAGGCGCAGAAGTAGCGCGGCGGTTGGGTGGAGCCCTCGGTCCGGTCCTGCTTGGGCAGGGTGATGGCGGCTGGGGGTTTCGTGTTGTTGGCGCGGGTGTGGGTCGTGGGGGGGAGGGGGCGATCGGTGCTGTGCGGGTGGTGGTGAGGGTCGTTCCGGGGGCCTCGCGGTGGCTGGGATCGTGTTGGTTTCGTGCCTGCCTGTGGCTGTGTGGGGCGCGTCTGCGCACGTCAGGTGGCTCTTGTGTGGCTCTTGTGCGGTGTGCTGCCGGTGGCTGAGATGTTCGCTTGTCGGTCTGTGGTGTCCTGTTTCCGGCGTATGGCTGAGGTCACAGGGCGATCACACATCCGTCCGTGACCTATCCGTTCGGTTGGGCGTCCGAATACATTCCGGGCACACCGCACGTGTGGGTGGTGTCGGAGCAGGGGATGACGTTTCTTCTGCCGGGAGGATCGTTCGCGCCAGGGAGTCCTTACGTGCTGAACAAGACCATCGTCAGGCTGGCCATTCCGGTGGCCGTGGGAGCGTTGGCGCTGACCGGTTGTGGCGGTGGCGGCTCGGGTAGTGGTGACGGCGCTCTGAAGATAGCCTTCCAGGGCCCGCTTTCGGGTGACAATGTCGCACTGGGCGAGAACATGCAGAACGGTGTTCAGCTGGCCATTGAGCAGGCCAATGCGGGTGGTGACCTCGACTTCGAGCTCGAGTACGTCGCGGCGGACGACCAGGGTCTGCCGGACAAGGCGCCGGCTGCCGCGCAGAAGCTGATCGACGACGAGAGTGTCGTCGCGGTTGTCGGTCCTGCTTTCTCGGGTGCGACCATCTCGTCTTCGCCGCTGTATGCGGAGTCGGGGCTGGTGACGGTGTCGCCGTCGGCGACGAACCCGACCATCACGGAAGCGGCGAACGGATTCACCAGTTTCCTGCGTGGTGTGCCCAACGACAACATGCAGGGTAAGGCCATGGCCGACTTCTTCGTGAAGGAGATCGAGGCCAAGAAGGTCTACCTGATCGACGACAAGACCGACTATGGAGTGGGGCTGGCCGGGGTTGCCGAGGAGAACCTCAGGGCCGCGGGCGTCGAGGTCGTGAAGAAGAGCGTTCCGGCGAAGACGCCGGACTACAGCGCCACGGCCAAGGACGTCGTGAACTCCAAGGCCGATGCGCTGATCTACGCGGGTTACTACCAGGACCTGTCACCGTTCGCGAAGAAGCTGAAGGAGGCGGGCTACAAGGGCGCCGGTATCTCGGGTGACGGCTCCAACGACGCCAAGTTCGTCGAGCTCGCCGGTGACTCCTCCGAGAACTGGTACCTGACCTGCCCCTGCACGGACTCGACCGTGGAGGAGGGGACGAAGAAGTTCGCGGAGGACTACGAGAAGAAGTTCAACCGCGCTCCGGGTACGTACTCGGCTGAGGCGTACGACATCACCAACATGGTGATCGAGGAGATCAAGAAGACGGGTGCCGACGTCGAGCGTGAGGCGCTTCGTGATGCTCTCGCCAAGGCCTCGTACAAGGGTCTGACCAAGACCTTCTCGTTCGGTGA
Coding sequences:
- a CDS encoding SIMPL domain-containing protein, whose protein sequence is MTTNPEEPQPTAPPYGTPDAPRIAVRGEAHLEVDPEIARITATVLARGKDRRAALDDLTRRNTTVLDLIKTYGEAVERLETGAFSITPELKEKGRGERIHAYHGRVHITADLTDFTALGELTTRLADLDLTRVDGPWWSLRPGSPAHKQARQKAVKEAVQRAREYAEALDTTLAALVELADIGAENTQPHPAAGSRMRSLSAATEDTTPPLDLEPQRQRLYAQVNARFTMLPPHL
- a CDS encoding response regulator; translation: MTAPESPQPLDAPRDDKSHVPPLTTRVVIAEDEALIRLDLKEMLEEEGYSVVGEAGDGEQAIELAREHRPDLVILDVKMPKMDGISAAEKIAEEGIAPVLMLTAFSQRDLVERARDAGAMAYLVKPFSKSDVVPAIEMAVSRFTELKELEKEVADLTLRLETRKLVDRAKSILQTEYGLTEPAAFRWIQKTSMDRRMSMQQVAEAVIQDADEKKAQK
- a CDS encoding branched-chain amino acid ABC transporter substrate-binding protein → MLNKTIVRLAIPVAVGALALTGCGGGGSGSGDGALKIAFQGPLSGDNVALGENMQNGVQLAIEQANAGGDLDFELEYVAADDQGLPDKAPAAAQKLIDDESVVAVVGPAFSGATISSSPLYAESGLVTVSPSATNPTITEAANGFTSFLRGVPNDNMQGKAMADFFVKEIEAKKVYLIDDKTDYGVGLAGVAEENLRAAGVEVVKKSVPAKTPDYSATAKDVVNSKADALIYAGYYQDLSPFAKKLKEAGYKGAGISGDGSNDAKFVELAGDSSENWYLTCPCTDSTVEEGTKKFAEDYEKKFNRAPGTYSAEAYDITNMVIEEIKKTGADVEREALRDALAKASYKGLTKTFSFGENGEFKGEDVFIYQVKSGKIDYQGNVKDLVG